In one Alosa alosa isolate M-15738 ecotype Scorff River chromosome 14, AALO_Geno_1.1, whole genome shotgun sequence genomic region, the following are encoded:
- the LOC125306966 gene encoding C-myc promoter-binding protein-like isoform X1 — translation MLEDKGPRVADYFVVAGLTDPFKPLDEELRFDDVCHKTAQPKAPITDVTVVMRSLGEEVPPGYACVEATPTGLSADLNNGGLMAPEVYLCYKRGRDKPPLTDLGVLYEWKERLKQGCHLVQTTPGGRPANLSGSSQRIYITYRRAPESQSHASLAVTDICVIIPGKGESPPHTFCKVEKNLNSSMWGSSVYLCYKKSVAKTNTIAYKAGLFSRYPEEDYESFPLPESVPLFCLPMGATLECWPPHTKYSLPVFSTFVLTGSSGEKVYGAAIQFYEPFSEECLTDRQRLQLGLPPPDPQAGSRSPSSDPKAASRSVHTNKSICLLSHWPFFDAFRKFLTFLYRYSISGPHALPIEKHISHFMHKVPFPSSQRPRILVQLSPHDSLMLSQPVSSPLPLSGGRFSTLLQSLGPENAVTLLVYAMTEQKILVHSLRPAVLTSVTEALVSMIFPFHWQCPYVPLCPLALAGVLSAPCPFIVGLDTRYFDLYEPPPDVNCVDLDTNTVSQMEDKRALTWKLLPKKACKNLMNALSNLYQQLIEGHQRPQHDGLAEASVCGGGSEGELGGGRSLHALELDIQEAFLRFMAALLRGYRSFLRPITQAPSEKTTDASSLFDLQGFLRSRDRSHQKFYSVMVKTQLFSRFIEECSFVSDKDASLAFFDDCVDKLFSSERTVEKAKVDGERSEEGKLIEFDESQRSEHTVFITPPELPPLPEGEEHPLCYSYAGFPVLTDDLFDRVDGLRTPASLLASRKSCPTSPAPMFRRTKQEIKLAQKVAKKYSSVPQMWSKCLLRHCYGLWFICLPAYVKVCHSKVRALRTAYDVLRKMHTKKLQPPDEVCYRVLMQLCGQYGQPVLAVRVLFEMKKAGIHPNAITYGYYNKAVLESTWPSSTRGGYFLWLKLRNVVLGVAQFRQALKKHQQQSAHTPPSDGSDLDALSQGSMDSSNETNPADLIKVEGTDDRSSTASMGSVNGDSCAACSLGVCSDSDTPALHSGDQSDLGYNSLSKEEVRRGETIPEKEKRESDCSSLSETESAKGSGDCLPQLDFPAPNQPRPGIVRGNSCYDGPALNKQESSSAVAGLLFSSSLEDIGVMQGGSLHRRLGNKREKTDGSLEESGVRGRRHSGDSATPTGTVLGLSLNQGETDPHKIARNLGDDAKILSGSLRKSRRCETLGMNSKQAHALLNDDEVPMHRLSLTTADDAAEDEDSSDEERPDEDKVDLADIFDLEDLDLDSEGIMGCGAGPRRQSVPVQLARPAKRMGIQMGFDPLSLLAAETESEVAEVCSEGAGARTPPGMRRDLAVEIEMYMNHLGSPLSSRAPSSVDLRFPTSPAGGAHHQQHEARRGSLPHCSSRALSVPRSQTYHSHQQVAHSHSSHNVQQRSRTPQANTPTHARARLWSSPAYPPDGAPQQGEERDRDPHSDLASPPPSPSPYSSSFGLDTLLTPSLDVFKSSMVSAGKGVAEKASRWYSRLATYTTPTKDMGSDGLSVEDDDECGEGEEVFLSPDGPFSPRRPGPYAPLRRSTAAQASANRRSSIHTGYLLSPPPSVPDRSDLGSSRYTSNTSIFQNYAMEILISSCSRCKTCECLVYDEEIMAGWTADDSNLNTTCPFCGNPFLPFLNVEIRDLRGPGRLFLKSSPSADEAISSSYSVSTGLDTGTSTLSATSPVPTHARSSSFIRAPCIDIPERQQGSLSPGGPMARSVSAFGPLEESPRPLHRVPTGSLPSRLNEATDPLSMEWRLHHPEPVTVPYLSPLVLWKELESLLENEGDQAITLSGLVDHHPIIFWNLVWYFRRLDLPSNLPGLILTSDHCNRGSQVPRDWMSEDSKHVLVQILWDNLKLHQDPIQPFYILWNTQRLNCTLFLESLSYPVCRLGNEKECVFGEEVLQGVVRSIQRNDIHSPMCHILQLLAHTLGVRRQRSLYRDILFLSLVALGKDNIDIDAFDREYKLAYDRLSPAQVKLTHNCDRPPSTGVMECRKTFGEPYL, via the exons ATGTTGGAAGACAAAGGGCCCCGTGTCGCAGACTACTTTGTGGTGGCCGGCCTGACAGACCCCTTCAAGCCGCTGGACGAGGAGCTGCGCTTCGATGACGTCTGCCACAAGACGGCGCAGCCCAAGGCGCCCATCACCGATGTCACCGTGGTGATGCGCTCGCTGGGCGAGGAGGTGCCGCCGGGCTACGCCTGTGTGGAGGCCACGCCCACTGGACTGTCAGCTGACCTGAACAACGGCGGCCTGATGGCACCTGAGGTCTACCTGTGCTACAAGCGTGGCCGAGACAAGCCCCCACTCACCGACCTCGG TGTTTTGTATGAATGGAAGGAGCGCCTGAAGCAGGGCTGCCACCTGGTCCAGACCACTCCCGGCGGTCGCCCGGCCAACCTGAGCGGCTCTTCCCAGCGCATTTACATCACCTATCGCCGAGCGCCGGAGAGCCAATCACACGCCTCGCTCGCTGTGACGGACATCTGTGTCATCATACCGGGAAAGGGCGAATCTCCACCGCACACCTTCTGCAAAGTGGAGAAGAATCTTAACAGCAGCATG TGGGGGTCATCTGTCTACCTGTGCTACAAGAAATCGGTGGCCAAAACCAACACCATCGCCTACAAAGCAG gtttgttcAGTAGGTACCCAGAGGAGGACTATGAGTCTTTCCCTCTTCCGGAGTCCGTGCCCCTCTTCTGCCTGCCCATGGGAGCCACGTTGGAGTGCTGGCCTCCCCACACCAAGTACTCCCTCCCCGTTTTCTCCACCTTCGTTCTCACCGGCTCTTCAGGAGAGAAG GTGTATGGTGCTGCCATCCAGTTCTATGAGCCCTTCTCCGAGGAGTGCCTGACGGACAGGCAGCGTCTGCAGCTGGGCCTGCCTCCCCCTGACCCCCAGGCAGGGTCACGCTCCCCGAGCTCTGACCCCAAGGCCGCTTCGCGCTCCGTTCACACCAACAAGAGCATCTGTCTGCTCTCGCACTGGCCCTTTTTCGACGCCTTCCGGAAGTTTCTCACTTTCCTCTACCGCTACTCTATCTCCGGGCCACATGCCCTTCCTATTgagaa GCACATCTCTCACTTTATGCACAAAGTTCCCTTCCCCTCATCTCAAAGACCTCGCATTCTTGTACAG CTTTCCCCACATGACAGTCTGATGTTGAGCCAGCCTGTGTCCTCTCCTTTGCCACTCAG cgggggccGGTTCTCTACGCTGCTTCAGAGTCTGGGCCCTGAGAATGCCGTCACATTGCTGGTGTATgccatgacagagcagaagatCCTGGTGCACTCACTACGACCTGCAGTGCTCACCAGTGTTACCGAGGCCCTGGTGTCT atgATCTTCCCCTTCCACTGGCAGTGCCCATACGTGCCCCTGTGCCCACTGGCATTAGCAGGGGTTTTGAGTGCCCCCTGCCCCTTCATTGTCGGGTTGGACACACGCTACTTCGACCTCTATGAGCCGCCTCCTGATGTCAACTGTGTGGACCTGGACACAAACACTGTATCTCA AATGGAGGATAAGCGGGCTCTTACATGGAAGCTCCTCCCAAAGAAAGCCTGCAAAAACCTGATGAATGCACTCAGTAACCTCTACCAGCAGCTAATagaag gtcACCAGAGGCCGCAGCACGACGGGTTGGCGGAGGCGTccgtgtgtgggggggggagtgaGGGTGAGCTGGGCGGAGGGCGCAGCCTGCATGCGCTGGAGCTGGACATCCAGGAGGCCTTCCTGCGCTTCATGGCGGCGTTGCTGCGCGGCTACCGCTCCTTCCTCAGGCCCATCACGCAGGCGCCCTCCGAGAAGACCACCGACGCCAGCTCGCTCTTCGACCTGCAGG gCTTCTTGCGCAGCAGGGATCGCTCTCATCAGAAGTTCTACTCTGTGATGGTAAAGACACAGCTCTTCAGCCGATTCATTGAGGAGTGCTCCTTCGTCAGCGACAAAGATGCCAGCCTAGCCTTCTTCGACGATTGCGTGGACAAA CTGTTTAGCTCAGAGCGGACTGTAGAAAAGGCCAAG gTTGATGGGGAACGCAGCGAAGAGGGCAAATTGATTGAGTTTGATGAGTCTCAGAGAAGTGAACATACTGTCTTCATCACACCACCTGAGCTACCACCCCTGCCAGAGGGAGAGGAGCATCCACTCTGTtacag TTATGCTGGCTTCCCTGTGCTGACGGATGACTTGTTTGATCGTGTTGATGGCCTGAGGACTCCTGCCTCTCTGCTTGCCAGTCGTAAGAGCTGCCCTACAAGTCCTGCTCCCATGTTTAGACGCACTAAACAG gagaTAAAGCTGGCTCAGAAGGTGGCTAAGAAGTACTCCTCTGTGCCCCAGATGTGGTCCAAGTGCCTTCTGCGCCACTGCTATGGCCTGTGGTTTATCTGCCTGCCCGCCTATGTCAAGGTCTGCCACTCCAAGGTGCGGGCACTCCGCACCGCCTACGACGTGCTGAGGAAGATGCACACCAAGAAGCTACAGCCAcctgatgag GTGTGTTACAGAGTTCTGATGCAGCTCTGTGGCCAGTATGGCCAGCCTGTTCTGGCCGTGAGAGTTCTATTTGAGATGAAGAAAGCTGGTATCCATCCCAATGCCATTACCTATGGCtactacaacaag GCTGTTTTAGAGAGCACTTGGCCATCCAGCACCAGAGGTGGCTACTTCCTGTGGCTGAAGCTGAGGAATGTGGTTCTGGGTGTTGCCCAGTTCAGACAGGCTCTGAAGAAGCATCAGCagcagtctgcacacacacctccctcag ACGGCAGTGATTTGGACGCTTTGAGTCAGGGCAGCATGGACAGCTCCAACGAGACTAACCCTGCTGACCTTATCAAAGTAGAGGGCACTGACGATAGATCTAGCACAG CCAGCATGGGCAGTGTGAACGGGGACTCTTGTGCAGCTTGCTCTCTGGGTGTGTGCTCTGATTCGGACACACCTGCTCTGCACTCAG GTGACCAGTCAGATCTGGGCTACAACTCACTGTCTAAAGAAGAGGTGCGGAGAGGAGAGACCATCcctgagaaagagaagagggagagtgaCTGCAGCTCCt TGTCTGAGACAGAGAGTGCCAAAGGCAGTGGAGACTGTCTTCCACAGCTGGACTTCCCAGCTCCTAATCAGCCACGTCCAGGGATTGTCCGTGGCAACTCTTGCTATGATGGTCCTGCCCTTAATAAACAAGAAAGCTcctcag cCGTTGCtggtctcctcttctcctcctctttagAGGACATCGGGGTCATGCAGGGAGGCAGTCTGCATCGTCGCCTGGGTAACAAACGGGAGAAGACCGACGGCTCTCTGGAGGAGTCTGGGGTGAGAGGTCGTCGTCATAGCGGCGACTCGGCCACCCCCACTGGCACAGTCCTGGGCCTGAGCCTGAACCAGGGTGAGACGGACCCGCACAAGATCGCCCGTAACCTAGGAGACGACGCCAAGATCCTCTCGGGGAGCCTCCGCAAGAGCCGGCGATGTGAAACGCTGGGCATGAACAGCAAGCAGGCTCACGCACTCCTAAACGATGACGAAGTACCGATGCACAGGCTCTCCCTCACAACAGCAGATGATGCAGCAGAGGATGAAGACTCCAGTGATGAGGAGAGGCCCGATGAGGACAAGGTGGACCTGGCGGACATCTTTGACCTGGAGGACTTGGACCTGGACTCAGAGGGGATCATGGGATGTGGGGCGGGGCCGCGGCGCCAATCGGTCCCGGTCCAGCTGGCCCGGCCGGCCAAGCGCATGGGCATCCAGATGGGCTTCGACCCGCTGTCGCTCCTGGCGGCCGAGACCGAGTCCGAGGTGGCAGAGGTGTGCAGCGAAGGCGCCGGCGCCCGGACCCCGCCAGGGATGCGCCGTGACCTGGCCGTGGAGATTGAGATGTACATGAACCACCTGGGCAGCCCGCTGAGCAGCCGGGCGCCTAGCAGCGTGGACCTGCGCTTCCCCACCAGCCCAGCAGGGGGCGCTCACCACCAGCAGCACGAGGCACGGCGCGGGAGCCTGCCCCACTGCTCGTCCCGGGCGCTATCCGTGCCCCGCTCGCAAACCTACCACTCGCACCAGCAGGTGGCGCACTCGCACAGCTCGCACAACGTGCAACAGCGCTCACGCACACCCCAGGCCAACACGCCGACCCACGCCAGGGCCCGGCTGTGGTCCTCGCCCGCGTATCCACCCGACGGGGCCCCTCAGCAGGGCGAAGAGAGGGACCGGGACCCCCACTCGGACCTGgcgtccccccccccctctccctcgccctactcctcctcctttgGGCTGGACACTCTGCTCACGCCCTCGCTGGACGTCTTCAAGAGCAGCATGGTGTCGGCGGGGAAGGGTGTGGCCGAGAAGGCCAGCCGCTGGTACTCACGACTGGCCACTTACACCACTCCCACCaag gacATGGGCTCAGATGGGTTGAGTGTGGAGGATGATGACGAgtgtggggagggagaggaagtgtTTTTGTCTCCTGACGGGCCCTTCTCCCCACGGCGACCGGGCCCCTACGCTCCCCTCAGACGCAGCACCGCTGCTCAGGCCAGCGCCAACCGCCGCAGCAGCATACACACAG gttatcttctctctcctcctcccagcGTTCCTGACCGCTCTGACCTGGGCTCGTCTCGATACACCAGCAACACTAGCATCTTCCAGAACTATgcaatggag attcTGATCTCCAGCTGCTCGCGCTGTAAGACCTGTGAGTGTCTGGTGTATGACGAGGAGATCATGGCGGGCTGGACAGCAGACGACTCCAACCTCAACACCACCTGCCCGTTCTGCGGCAACCCCTTCCTTCCGTTCCTCAACGTGGAGATCCGGGACCTGCGGGGCCCCGGCAG GTTATTTCTGAAGAGTAGTCCATCAGCAGATGAAGCTATCTCCTCCTCTTATTCTGTGTCCACTGGGCTGGATACTGGGACCTCCACCCTCTCTGCCACGTCCCCAGTTCCAACACACGCaag gagcagTTCCTTCATCAGGGCTCCATGTATAGATATCCCGGAGAGGCAGCAGGGCTCTCTGTCCCCTGGGGGCCCCATGGCACGGAGCGTCAGTGCCTTCGGGCCCCTGGAGGAGTCGCCACGGCCCCTGCACAGGGTCCCCACTGGCAGCCTGCCCAGCCGGCTCAACGAGGCCACT GATCCGTTGAGTATGGAGTGGCGTCTGCACCACCCTGAGCCAGTGACGGTGCCCTACCTGAGTCCTCTGGTCCTATGGAAGGAACTGGAGAGCCTGCTGGAGAATGAGGgagaccag GCCATCACTCTGTCAGGGCTGGTGGATCACCATCCCATAATATTCTGGAACCTTGTGTGGTACTTTCGCCGACTAGATCTGCCCAGCAACCTGCCAGGCCTTATTCTGACATCAGACCACTGTAACAGAGGATCTCAG GTTCCTCGTGACTGGATGTCTGAGGACAGTAAGCACGTGCTGGTGCAGATCCTCTGGGACAACCTGAAACTCCACCAGGACCCCATACAGCCCTTCTACATCCTGTGGAACACACAGA GGCTTAACTGCACTCTGTTTCTAGAGA GTCTGAGTTACCCAGTGTGCCGGCTGGGGAATGAGAaggaatgtgtgtttggggaggaggTGCTGCAGGGTGTGGTGAGGAGCATCCAGCGCAACGACATCCACAGCCCCATGTGTCACATCCTCCAGCTGCTCGCACACACCCTCGGGGTCCGCAGACAGAG GAGTCTGTACAGGGACATCCTCTTCTTATCTCTGGTCGCTCTGGGCAAAGACAACATTGACATTG aTGCGTTTGACCGGGAGTATAAGCTGGCGTATGACCGTCTATCTCCAGCTCAGGTCAAACTCACTCATAACTGCGACCGACCCCCCAGCACAGGGGTCATGGAGTGCAGAAAAACCTTTGGAGAGCCTTATCTCTAA
- the LOC125306966 gene encoding C-myc promoter-binding protein-like isoform X9, producing MLSQPVSSPLPLSGGRFSTLLQSLGPENAVTLLVYAMTEQKILVHSLRPAVLTSVTEALVSMIFPFHWQCPYVPLCPLALAGVLSAPCPFIVGLDTRYFDLYEPPPDVNCVDLDTNTVSQMEDKRALTWKLLPKKACKNLMNALSNLYQQLIEGHQRPQHDGLAEASVCGGGSEGELGGGRSLHALELDIQEAFLRFMAALLRGYRSFLRPITQAPSEKTTDASSLFDLQGFLRSRDRSHQKFYSVMVKTQLFSRFIEECSFVSDKDASLAFFDDCVDKLFSSERTVEKAKVDGERSEEGKLIEFDESQRSEHTVFITPPELPPLPEGEEHPLCYSYAGFPVLTDDLFDRVDGLRTPASLLASRKSCPTSPAPMFRRTKQEIKLAQKVAKKYSSVPQMWSKCLLRHCYGLWFICLPAYVKVCHSKVRALRTAYDVLRKMHTKKLQPPDEVCYRVLMQLCGQYGQPVLAVRVLFEMKKAGIHPNAITYGYYNKAVLESTWPSSTRGGYFLWLKLRNVVLGVAQFRQALKKHQQQSAHTPPSDGSDLDALSQGSMDSSNETNPADLIKVEGTDDRSSTASMGSVNGDSCAACSLGVCSDSDTPALHSGDQSDLGYNSLSKEEVRRGETIPEKEKRESDCSSLSETESAKGSGDCLPQLDFPAPNQPRPGIVRGNSCYDGPALNKQESSSAVAGLLFSSSLEDIGVMQGGSLHRRLGNKREKTDGSLEESGVRGRRHSGDSATPTGTVLGLSLNQGETDPHKIARNLGDDAKILSGSLRKSRRCETLGMNSKQAHALLNDDEVPMHRLSLTTADDAAEDEDSSDEERPDEDKVDLADIFDLEDLDLDSEGIMGCGAGPRRQSVPVQLARPAKRMGIQMGFDPLSLLAAETESEVAEVCSEGAGARTPPGMRRDLAVEIEMYMNHLGSPLSSRAPSSVDLRFPTSPAGGAHHQQHEARRGSLPHCSSRALSVPRSQTYHSHQQVAHSHSSHNVQQRSRTPQANTPTHARARLWSSPAYPPDGAPQQGEERDRDPHSDLASPPPSPSPYSSSFGLDTLLTPSLDVFKSSMVSAGKGVAEKASRWYSRLATYTTPTKDMGSDGLSVEDDDECGEGEEVFLSPDGPFSPRRPGPYAPLRRSTAAQASANRRSSIHTGYLLSPPPSVPDRSDLGSSRYTSNTSIFQNYAMEILISSCSRCKTCECLVYDEEIMAGWTADDSNLNTTCPFCGNPFLPFLNVEIRDLRGPGRLFLKSSPSADEAISSSYSVSTGLDTGTSTLSATSPVPTHARSSSFIRAPCIDIPERQQGSLSPGGPMARSVSAFGPLEESPRPLHRVPTGSLPSRLNEATDPLSMEWRLHHPEPVTVPYLSPLVLWKELESLLENEGDQAITLSGLVDHHPIIFWNLVWYFRRLDLPSNLPGLILTSDHCNRGSQVPRDWMSEDSKHVLVQILWDNLKLHQDPIQPFYILWNTQRLNCTLFLESLSYPVCRLGNEKECVFGEEVLQGVVRSIQRNDIHSPMCHILQLLAHTLGVRRQRSLYRDILFLSLVALGKDNIDIDAFDREYKLAYDRLSPAQVKLTHNCDRPPSTGVMECRKTFGEPYL from the exons ATGTTGAGCCAGCCTGTGTCCTCTCCTTTGCCACTCAG cgggggccGGTTCTCTACGCTGCTTCAGAGTCTGGGCCCTGAGAATGCCGTCACATTGCTGGTGTATgccatgacagagcagaagatCCTGGTGCACTCACTACGACCTGCAGTGCTCACCAGTGTTACCGAGGCCCTGGTGTCT atgATCTTCCCCTTCCACTGGCAGTGCCCATACGTGCCCCTGTGCCCACTGGCATTAGCAGGGGTTTTGAGTGCCCCCTGCCCCTTCATTGTCGGGTTGGACACACGCTACTTCGACCTCTATGAGCCGCCTCCTGATGTCAACTGTGTGGACCTGGACACAAACACTGTATCTCA AATGGAGGATAAGCGGGCTCTTACATGGAAGCTCCTCCCAAAGAAAGCCTGCAAAAACCTGATGAATGCACTCAGTAACCTCTACCAGCAGCTAATagaag gtcACCAGAGGCCGCAGCACGACGGGTTGGCGGAGGCGTccgtgtgtgggggggggagtgaGGGTGAGCTGGGCGGAGGGCGCAGCCTGCATGCGCTGGAGCTGGACATCCAGGAGGCCTTCCTGCGCTTCATGGCGGCGTTGCTGCGCGGCTACCGCTCCTTCCTCAGGCCCATCACGCAGGCGCCCTCCGAGAAGACCACCGACGCCAGCTCGCTCTTCGACCTGCAGG gCTTCTTGCGCAGCAGGGATCGCTCTCATCAGAAGTTCTACTCTGTGATGGTAAAGACACAGCTCTTCAGCCGATTCATTGAGGAGTGCTCCTTCGTCAGCGACAAAGATGCCAGCCTAGCCTTCTTCGACGATTGCGTGGACAAA CTGTTTAGCTCAGAGCGGACTGTAGAAAAGGCCAAG gTTGATGGGGAACGCAGCGAAGAGGGCAAATTGATTGAGTTTGATGAGTCTCAGAGAAGTGAACATACTGTCTTCATCACACCACCTGAGCTACCACCCCTGCCAGAGGGAGAGGAGCATCCACTCTGTtacag TTATGCTGGCTTCCCTGTGCTGACGGATGACTTGTTTGATCGTGTTGATGGCCTGAGGACTCCTGCCTCTCTGCTTGCCAGTCGTAAGAGCTGCCCTACAAGTCCTGCTCCCATGTTTAGACGCACTAAACAG gagaTAAAGCTGGCTCAGAAGGTGGCTAAGAAGTACTCCTCTGTGCCCCAGATGTGGTCCAAGTGCCTTCTGCGCCACTGCTATGGCCTGTGGTTTATCTGCCTGCCCGCCTATGTCAAGGTCTGCCACTCCAAGGTGCGGGCACTCCGCACCGCCTACGACGTGCTGAGGAAGATGCACACCAAGAAGCTACAGCCAcctgatgag GTGTGTTACAGAGTTCTGATGCAGCTCTGTGGCCAGTATGGCCAGCCTGTTCTGGCCGTGAGAGTTCTATTTGAGATGAAGAAAGCTGGTATCCATCCCAATGCCATTACCTATGGCtactacaacaag GCTGTTTTAGAGAGCACTTGGCCATCCAGCACCAGAGGTGGCTACTTCCTGTGGCTGAAGCTGAGGAATGTGGTTCTGGGTGTTGCCCAGTTCAGACAGGCTCTGAAGAAGCATCAGCagcagtctgcacacacacctccctcag ACGGCAGTGATTTGGACGCTTTGAGTCAGGGCAGCATGGACAGCTCCAACGAGACTAACCCTGCTGACCTTATCAAAGTAGAGGGCACTGACGATAGATCTAGCACAG CCAGCATGGGCAGTGTGAACGGGGACTCTTGTGCAGCTTGCTCTCTGGGTGTGTGCTCTGATTCGGACACACCTGCTCTGCACTCAG GTGACCAGTCAGATCTGGGCTACAACTCACTGTCTAAAGAAGAGGTGCGGAGAGGAGAGACCATCcctgagaaagagaagagggagagtgaCTGCAGCTCCt TGTCTGAGACAGAGAGTGCCAAAGGCAGTGGAGACTGTCTTCCACAGCTGGACTTCCCAGCTCCTAATCAGCCACGTCCAGGGATTGTCCGTGGCAACTCTTGCTATGATGGTCCTGCCCTTAATAAACAAGAAAGCTcctcag cCGTTGCtggtctcctcttctcctcctctttagAGGACATCGGGGTCATGCAGGGAGGCAGTCTGCATCGTCGCCTGGGTAACAAACGGGAGAAGACCGACGGCTCTCTGGAGGAGTCTGGGGTGAGAGGTCGTCGTCATAGCGGCGACTCGGCCACCCCCACTGGCACAGTCCTGGGCCTGAGCCTGAACCAGGGTGAGACGGACCCGCACAAGATCGCCCGTAACCTAGGAGACGACGCCAAGATCCTCTCGGGGAGCCTCCGCAAGAGCCGGCGATGTGAAACGCTGGGCATGAACAGCAAGCAGGCTCACGCACTCCTAAACGATGACGAAGTACCGATGCACAGGCTCTCCCTCACAACAGCAGATGATGCAGCAGAGGATGAAGACTCCAGTGATGAGGAGAGGCCCGATGAGGACAAGGTGGACCTGGCGGACATCTTTGACCTGGAGGACTTGGACCTGGACTCAGAGGGGATCATGGGATGTGGGGCGGGGCCGCGGCGCCAATCGGTCCCGGTCCAGCTGGCCCGGCCGGCCAAGCGCATGGGCATCCAGATGGGCTTCGACCCGCTGTCGCTCCTGGCGGCCGAGACCGAGTCCGAGGTGGCAGAGGTGTGCAGCGAAGGCGCCGGCGCCCGGACCCCGCCAGGGATGCGCCGTGACCTGGCCGTGGAGATTGAGATGTACATGAACCACCTGGGCAGCCCGCTGAGCAGCCGGGCGCCTAGCAGCGTGGACCTGCGCTTCCCCACCAGCCCAGCAGGGGGCGCTCACCACCAGCAGCACGAGGCACGGCGCGGGAGCCTGCCCCACTGCTCGTCCCGGGCGCTATCCGTGCCCCGCTCGCAAACCTACCACTCGCACCAGCAGGTGGCGCACTCGCACAGCTCGCACAACGTGCAACAGCGCTCACGCACACCCCAGGCCAACACGCCGACCCACGCCAGGGCCCGGCTGTGGTCCTCGCCCGCGTATCCACCCGACGGGGCCCCTCAGCAGGGCGAAGAGAGGGACCGGGACCCCCACTCGGACCTGgcgtccccccccccctctccctcgccctactcctcctcctttgGGCTGGACACTCTGCTCACGCCCTCGCTGGACGTCTTCAAGAGCAGCATGGTGTCGGCGGGGAAGGGTGTGGCCGAGAAGGCCAGCCGCTGGTACTCACGACTGGCCACTTACACCACTCCCACCaag gacATGGGCTCAGATGGGTTGAGTGTGGAGGATGATGACGAgtgtggggagggagaggaagtgtTTTTGTCTCCTGACGGGCCCTTCTCCCCACGGCGACCGGGCCCCTACGCTCCCCTCAGACGCAGCACCGCTGCTCAGGCCAGCGCCAACCGCCGCAGCAGCATACACACAG gttatcttctctctcctcctcccagcGTTCCTGACCGCTCTGACCTGGGCTCGTCTCGATACACCAGCAACACTAGCATCTTCCAGAACTATgcaatggag attcTGATCTCCAGCTGCTCGCGCTGTAAGACCTGTGAGTGTCTGGTGTATGACGAGGAGATCATGGCGGGCTGGACAGCAGACGACTCCAACCTCAACACCACCTGCCCGTTCTGCGGCAACCCCTTCCTTCCGTTCCTCAACGTGGAGATCCGGGACCTGCGGGGCCCCGGCAG GTTATTTCTGAAGAGTAGTCCATCAGCAGATGAAGCTATCTCCTCCTCTTATTCTGTGTCCACTGGGCTGGATACTGGGACCTCCACCCTCTCTGCCACGTCCCCAGTTCCAACACACGCaag gagcagTTCCTTCATCAGGGCTCCATGTATAGATATCCCGGAGAGGCAGCAGGGCTCTCTGTCCCCTGGGGGCCCCATGGCACGGAGCGTCAGTGCCTTCGGGCCCCTGGAGGAGTCGCCACGGCCCCTGCACAGGGTCCCCACTGGCAGCCTGCCCAGCCGGCTCAACGAGGCCACT GATCCGTTGAGTATGGAGTGGCGTCTGCACCACCCTGAGCCAGTGACGGTGCCCTACCTGAGTCCTCTGGTCCTATGGAAGGAACTGGAGAGCCTGCTGGAGAATGAGGgagaccag GCCATCACTCTGTCAGGGCTGGTGGATCACCATCCCATAATATTCTGGAACCTTGTGTGGTACTTTCGCCGACTAGATCTGCCCAGCAACCTGCCAGGCCTTATTCTGACATCAGACCACTGTAACAGAGGATCTCAG GTTCCTCGTGACTGGATGTCTGAGGACAGTAAGCACGTGCTGGTGCAGATCCTCTGGGACAACCTGAAACTCCACCAGGACCCCATACAGCCCTTCTACATCCTGTGGAACACACAGA GGCTTAACTGCACTCTGTTTCTAGAGA GTCTGAGTTACCCAGTGTGCCGGCTGGGGAATGAGAaggaatgtgtgtttggggaggaggTGCTGCAGGGTGTGGTGAGGAGCATCCAGCGCAACGACATCCACAGCCCCATGTGTCACATCCTCCAGCTGCTCGCACACACCCTCGGGGTCCGCAGACAGAG GAGTCTGTACAGGGACATCCTCTTCTTATCTCTGGTCGCTCTGGGCAAAGACAACATTGACATTG aTGCGTTTGACCGGGAGTATAAGCTGGCGTATGACCGTCTATCTCCAGCTCAGGTCAAACTCACTCATAACTGCGACCGACCCCCCAGCACAGGGGTCATGGAGTGCAGAAAAACCTTTGGAGAGCCTTATCTCTAA